Proteins from one Bacteroides zhangwenhongii genomic window:
- a CDS encoding glucosamine-6-phosphate deaminase, whose translation MKTNLSSQISLHRVSPRYYRPENAFEKSVLTRLEKIPTDIYESVEEGANYIAREIAQTIREKQKAGRFCVLALPGGDSPRHVYTELIRMHKEEGLSFRNVIVFNMYEYYPLAPDAVNSNFNALKNMLLDHIDIDKQNIFTPDGSIAKDTIFEYCRLYEQRIESFGGIDIALLGIGRVGNIAFNEPGSRLNSTTRLILLDNASRNEASRIFGTMDNTPISSITMGVATILSAKKVYLLAWGENKAAMIKECVEGAITDTIPASYLQTHNNAHVALDLSAAMNLTRIQRPWLVTSCEWNDKLIRSAIVWLCQLTGKPILKLTNKDYNENGLSELLALYGSAYNVNIKIFNDLQHTITGWPGGKPNADDTYRPERAKPYPKRVIIFSPHPDDDVISMGGTLRRLVEQKHEVHVAYETSGNIAVGDEEVIRFMHFINGFNQIFNNSEDQVINEKYAEIRNFLKAKKDGDMDSRDILTIKGLIRRGEARTACTYNNIPLERCHFLDLPFYETGKIQKNPISEADVEIVRNLLREVKPHQIFVAGDLADPHGTHRVCTDAVFAAIDLEKEEGAKWLKDCRIWMYRGAWAEWEIENIEMAVPISPEELRAKRNSILKHQSQMESAPFLGNDERLFWQRSEDRNRGTAALYDKLGLASYEAMEAFVEYIPL comes from the coding sequence ATGAAAACAAATCTTAGTTCTCAAATCAGTCTCCACCGGGTCTCCCCCAGATATTACAGACCGGAGAATGCTTTTGAAAAATCAGTCTTGACAAGACTCGAAAAAATCCCTACGGACATTTACGAATCTGTAGAAGAAGGCGCTAACTACATTGCCCGCGAAATAGCACAAACCATCCGCGAAAAACAAAAAGCCGGACGTTTCTGCGTATTGGCTCTTCCGGGAGGAGATTCTCCCAGACACGTATATACGGAACTTATTCGTATGCACAAGGAAGAAGGACTCAGCTTCCGTAATGTGATCGTATTTAATATGTACGAATATTATCCATTGGCTCCTGATGCAGTCAACAGCAATTTCAACGCTTTGAAGAATATGCTGTTGGATCATATCGACATCGACAAGCAGAATATATTCACTCCCGACGGAAGCATTGCCAAAGATACAATCTTTGAATATTGCCGTCTCTACGAACAACGTATCGAAAGTTTCGGAGGCATTGATATTGCTTTACTGGGTATCGGCCGTGTGGGTAACATCGCATTCAACGAACCGGGTTCACGCTTGAACTCTACCACCCGTCTGATTTTATTGGATAACGCTTCACGCAATGAAGCATCCAGAATTTTCGGAACAATGGATAATACTCCGATCAGTTCTATCACGATGGGAGTAGCTACCATCCTCAGTGCAAAGAAAGTGTATCTGCTTGCATGGGGCGAGAACAAAGCAGCTATGATTAAAGAATGTGTGGAAGGTGCGATCACCGATACTATTCCTGCTTCTTATCTGCAAACTCACAACAATGCGCATGTAGCTCTTGACCTTTCGGCAGCCATGAATCTGACACGCATCCAACGTCCGTGGCTGGTAACTTCCTGCGAATGGAATGACAAGTTGATCCGTAGCGCTATTGTCTGGTTGTGCCAGTTGACAGGCAAACCGATTTTGAAACTGACCAACAAGGATTATAATGAAAACGGTCTGAGTGAACTGTTGGCTCTTTATGGTTCTGCATACAATGTAAATATCAAGATTTTCAATGATTTGCAGCACACCATCACCGGATGGCCGGGCGGCAAGCCGAATGCTGACGACACCTATCGTCCCGAACGTGCAAAACCCTACCCGAAACGTGTGATTATTTTCTCTCCCCATCCTGATGATGACGTTATCTCTATGGGTGGAACTCTCCGCCGTCTGGTAGAGCAGAAACATGAAGTACACGTGGCATACGAAACTTCCGGCAATATCGCTGTAGGTGATGAAGAAGTAATTCGTTTCATGCACTTCATCAACGGATTCAACCAGATCTTCAACAATAGTGAGGACCAGGTTATCAATGAAAAGTACGCAGAAATACGTAATTTCCTGAAAGCGAAGAAAGACGGTGATATGGACAGCCGTGACATACTGACTATCAAAGGTCTGATCCGTCGCGGTGAAGCCCGTACTGCTTGTACATATAATAACATTCCATTGGAACGTTGCCACTTCCTTGATCTGCCTTTCTACGAAACGGGTAAGATTCAAAAGAATCCGATCAGCGAAGCCGACGTAGAAATCGTACGCAACCTGCTCCGTGAAGTGAAACCTCATCAGATTTTCGTAGCCGGCGACTTGGCCGACCCGCACGGTACTCACCGTGTATGTACGGATGCAGTATTCGCTGCCATCGACCTTGAAAAAGAAGAAGGTGCCAAGTGGCTGAAAGACTGCCGTATCTGGATGTATCGCGGTGCGTGGGCCGAATGGGAAATTGAGAACATTGAAATGGCAGTGCCTATCAGCCCGGAAGAACTTCGTGCGAAACGTAATTCTATCTTGAAGCATCAGTCTCAGATGGAAAGCGCTCCTTTCTTGGGTAACGATGAACGTCTGTTCTGGCAACGCAGCGAGGACCGTAATCGCGGTACAGCTGCATTGTATGACAAATTGGGCTTGGCTTCATACGAGGCAATGGAAGCGTTTGTTGAATACATTCCGCTATAA
- a CDS encoding amidohydrolase, giving the protein MDSIRISIVQTDIVWENKQENLRLLHKKLQSLCGTTEIVVLPEMFSTGFSMQSKTLAEPNSGETITTLKLWARQFRIAICGSYIATDNGLFYNRAFFLTPEGEESYYDKRHLFRMGREAEHFSAGTKRLILPYLEWNICLQVCYDLRFPVWSRNVNNEYDLLIYVANWPIPRRPVWDTLLRARAFENQCYVCGVNRTGTDGYHLDYNGGSKIYSAFGEEIASLPDGREGIATATLNLSALRQFREKFPVWKDADEFHLS; this is encoded by the coding sequence GTGGATTCAATCCGTATTTCCATAGTACAAACCGATATCGTTTGGGAAAACAAACAAGAAAATCTCCGTCTGCTCCACAAGAAACTACAAAGTCTCTGTGGAACAACGGAGATTGTTGTTTTACCGGAAATGTTTTCTACCGGCTTCAGTATGCAGAGCAAAACGTTGGCAGAACCTAATTCCGGTGAAACCATTACGACTCTCAAACTATGGGCCAGGCAATTCCGGATAGCCATCTGCGGAAGTTATATCGCAACGGATAACGGGTTGTTCTACAATCGGGCATTTTTTCTGACACCGGAAGGAGAAGAATCCTATTACGACAAACGGCATTTGTTCCGCATGGGACGGGAAGCCGAACATTTCTCCGCCGGCACGAAACGGCTTATCCTTCCCTACCTCGAATGGAACATCTGCCTGCAAGTCTGCTACGACCTTCGTTTCCCGGTATGGAGCCGAAACGTAAACAATGAGTATGACTTATTGATATATGTAGCCAACTGGCCTATCCCCCGCCGCCCGGTATGGGATACGTTGCTTCGGGCTCGCGCGTTCGAGAATCAGTGCTATGTATGCGGTGTCAACCGGACAGGAACCGACGGTTACCATTTGGACTATAATGGAGGAAGCAAAATTTATTCAGCTTTCGGAGAAGAGATAGCCTCGCTGCCCGACGGCCGGGAAGGAATAGCTACGGCAACTCTCAACCTGTCCGCTCTCCGTCAATTCAGAGAAAAATTTCCGGTATGGAAAGATGCAGACGAATTTCATCTGTCATAG
- a CDS encoding 1-acyl-sn-glycerol-3-phosphate acyltransferase → MKKAIYSFIYYRLLGWKTNVTVTNYDKCVICAAPHTTNLDLFIGKLFYGALGRKTSFMMKKEWFFFPLGLFFKAVGGIPVDRSRKTSLVDQMVKHFNECKKFHLAITPEGTRKANPNWKKGFYYIALKAQVPIVLIGIDYSKKMISATKAIMPSGDIDKDMREIKLYFKDFQGKHPENFALGEI, encoded by the coding sequence ATGAAGAAAGCAATTTATAGCTTTATCTATTACCGCCTATTGGGGTGGAAGACAAACGTTACGGTAACCAATTATGATAAATGCGTGATTTGTGCCGCTCCACACACTACGAACCTTGACTTATTTATTGGAAAACTATTTTACGGTGCTTTAGGTCGTAAGACAAGTTTCATGATGAAGAAAGAATGGTTTTTCTTTCCACTCGGACTTTTTTTCAAAGCAGTCGGCGGGATTCCCGTAGACCGTAGTCGGAAAACTTCGTTGGTGGATCAGATGGTCAAACATTTCAACGAATGCAAAAAGTTTCATTTGGCTATCACGCCCGAAGGAACCCGCAAGGCAAATCCAAATTGGAAAAAGGGTTTTTATTATATCGCCTTGAAAGCGCAAGTACCCATCGTATTGATCGGTATCGATTACAGCAAAAAGATGATTTCGGCAACGAAAGCCATCATGCCGTCGGGAGATATTGATAAAGACATGAGAGAAATCAAACTTTATTTCAAGGACTTTCAAGGAAAACATCCTGAGAATTTTGCCCTTGGCGAGATTTAA
- a CDS encoding ATP-binding protein, giving the protein MYKRAQYQIITERLKESRHFLQVVLGPRQVGKTTVIKQVVNDLKIPYQIYSADSIPATQTSWISDCWNTARVQMRVENLPDFILIIDEVQKIKNWSEVVKKEWDADTFNDINMKVVLLGSSRVLLEKGLSDSMMGRFEEIRMTHWSYPEMRDAFGISLEQYLYFGGYPGAVFLIEDEERWAQYINGAIIDATINKDILYDSPISKPALLRQTFELGTAYSGEIVSLTKMVGALQDAGNTTTLAGYLNLLGDSGLLTGLQKFAMDKSRQRASAPKFQVYNNALKTVYNDLTFKEAILNRKEWGRIFESAIGAHIVSNAFTGNYEVFYWREKDKEVDYILKKKNRIVAIEVKSNSETYNAGLEAVRNLYHPYATFVVGEGGMKAEQFLSINPAKLFE; this is encoded by the coding sequence ATGTATAAAAGAGCACAATATCAAATCATTACAGAAAGACTGAAAGAGTCCCGGCATTTTCTACAAGTAGTGCTAGGACCTCGCCAGGTGGGAAAAACAACAGTTATCAAACAGGTAGTCAATGACCTGAAAATACCTTATCAAATCTATTCGGCAGACAGCATTCCCGCCACACAGACATCTTGGATTTCAGATTGTTGGAATACAGCAAGAGTACAGATGCGGGTTGAAAATCTACCTGATTTCATTCTGATAATCGATGAGGTTCAGAAAATAAAGAATTGGAGCGAGGTCGTAAAAAAAGAATGGGATGCAGATACATTCAATGATATCAACATGAAAGTTGTTCTGCTCGGCTCTTCACGTGTATTGTTAGAGAAAGGGCTATCTGATTCCATGATGGGACGCTTCGAAGAAATCAGAATGACCCATTGGTCATATCCGGAAATGCGGGATGCGTTCGGAATAAGTCTGGAACAATATCTCTATTTTGGCGGATATCCCGGTGCAGTTTTCTTGATTGAGGATGAAGAGCGATGGGCGCAATATATTAACGGAGCAATTATAGACGCCACAATCAATAAAGATATTTTATATGACTCTCCCATCAGTAAACCGGCACTGCTACGGCAGACTTTCGAATTGGGGACTGCCTATTCCGGTGAAATCGTGTCCTTGACCAAAATGGTAGGAGCATTGCAAGACGCCGGAAACACAACAACACTGGCTGGATATTTAAACTTACTGGGAGACAGCGGATTACTGACCGGACTACAAAAGTTCGCAATGGATAAATCACGCCAAAGGGCAAGTGCCCCTAAATTCCAGGTATATAACAATGCATTAAAAACCGTATACAACGATTTAACTTTCAAAGAAGCCATTCTCAACAGGAAAGAATGGGGACGTATTTTTGAATCCGCCATTGGCGCCCATATTGTTTCTAACGCATTCACCGGCAATTATGAAGTGTTTTACTGGAGAGAAAAGGATAAAGAAGTAGACTATATACTGAAAAAGAAAAACCGGATTGTAGCGATAGAAGTTAAAAGCAACAGTGAAACGTACAATGCAGGACTTGAAGCAGTGCGGAATTTGTATCATCCTTATGCAACTTTCGTGGTCGGAGAAGGAGGAATGAAAGCCGAACAGTTCTTAAGCATTAACCCGGCAAAATTATTCGAATAA
- a CDS encoding HU family DNA-binding protein, producing MAVQFELYKTPMPKEKKNKVRYHARPINYETVDTENLVYRIHERCSLSPSDVIATLEELKYEVAQCLKEGKKVHIDGLGYLQVTLSCEEEIRDPKAKRVHKVKLKAIKFKADKELKAELSDMHFKRSKYKPHSTELSNTEIDMELTKYFAENQIITRKDFQYLCGMTQITAYRHIKRLIAEKKLQNKGTTHQPIYTPVPGNYRISVDIKYKDKK from the coding sequence ATGGCAGTACAATTTGAACTATATAAGACTCCTATGCCGAAGGAGAAAAAGAATAAGGTAAGGTATCACGCACGTCCCATCAATTATGAAACAGTAGATACGGAAAATTTGGTTTACCGTATCCACGAACGCTGTTCATTAAGTCCGTCGGACGTTATAGCTACACTGGAAGAATTGAAATACGAAGTGGCTCAATGTCTCAAGGAAGGAAAGAAAGTGCATATCGACGGATTGGGATACCTGCAAGTCACTCTTAGCTGTGAAGAAGAAATACGAGACCCCAAAGCGAAACGGGTACACAAAGTCAAATTAAAAGCCATCAAGTTCAAGGCGGACAAGGAGTTGAAAGCGGAACTTTCGGATATGCACTTCAAACGTTCAAAATACAAACCGCACTCCACCGAACTGTCCAACACTGAGATAGACATGGAATTGACGAAATACTTTGCCGAGAATCAGATTATCACCCGGAAAGATTTCCAATATCTCTGCGGAATGACACAGATTACGGCATATCGGCATATCAAAAGACTGATTGCGGAAAAGAAACTCCAAAACAAAGGGACTACCCATCAACCTATCTACACTCCCGTTCCAGGCAACTACCGGATTTCCGTAGATATAAAATACAAGGATAAAAAATAA
- a CDS encoding DUF3874 domain-containing protein: MEKKSVLLVWWRKIVNHFCKSEVEKRIEETEMPPKTKKLTESVECFLKSRYDFRYNILTEETEFRSMEQVEEGFLPINQRVLNTLCLEAHESGIPCWDRDLSRCIYSTRIAEYHPFRLYLDELPAWDGIDRLVDLAQRVSTDSAWVKEFHIWMLGMTAQWMGIMGEHANSVAPLLVSTEQGYLKSTFCKSLLPAALQRYYMDKVDLTSEGRVERRLAEMGLLNLDEFDKYPPTKMPLLKNLMQMASLSLCKAYQKNYRSLPRIASFIGTSNRKELLTDPTGSRRFICVMVECPIDCNGIEHKQIYAQLKAEILSGERYWFTKEEEQVLQKNNLPFYRQGPVEDVLRSCYRSVEKGEEGELRSAAEIFQCLKKKNPSAMRGANPASLAQILVAVGIERKHTKFGNVYRVVKIG, translated from the coding sequence ATGGAAAAGAAAAGTGTATTATTGGTATGGTGGCGGAAAATTGTAAATCACTTTTGTAAAAGTGAAGTAGAAAAGCGAATAGAGGAAACAGAAATGCCTCCTAAAACGAAGAAGTTGACAGAAAGCGTGGAATGTTTTTTGAAATCCCGTTATGATTTTCGCTATAACATTCTGACGGAAGAAACGGAATTCCGTTCGATGGAGCAGGTGGAAGAAGGATTTCTGCCAATCAATCAACGTGTGTTGAATACGTTATGTCTGGAAGCTCATGAGTCGGGGATTCCTTGTTGGGACCGTGATCTGTCACGTTGCATTTATTCCACTCGCATTGCGGAGTATCATCCTTTCAGACTCTATTTGGATGAATTGCCTGCGTGGGATGGCATAGACCGATTGGTTGATTTGGCACAGCGGGTTTCTACCGATTCGGCTTGGGTGAAAGAGTTTCATATCTGGATGTTGGGAATGACTGCACAATGGATGGGAATCATGGGAGAACATGCCAATAGTGTGGCTCCTTTGCTTGTCAGTACGGAACAGGGGTATCTGAAATCTACTTTTTGTAAGTCCCTGCTTCCTGCTGCGCTTCAGCGATATTATATGGATAAGGTGGATTTGACAAGTGAAGGACGGGTGGAACGAAGATTGGCGGAGATGGGACTTCTCAATCTTGATGAATTTGATAAATATCCTCCGACAAAAATGCCGTTGTTGAAAAACTTGATGCAGATGGCTTCATTGAGTTTATGCAAAGCATATCAGAAAAATTATCGTTCATTACCGAGAATCGCTTCTTTTATCGGAACATCCAACCGGAAGGAGCTATTGACAGATCCGACGGGTAGCAGGAGGTTTATTTGTGTGATGGTGGAATGTCCTATCGATTGTAATGGGATTGAGCATAAGCAGATTTATGCGCAGTTGAAAGCGGAAATCTTGTCGGGCGAACGTTATTGGTTTACAAAGGAGGAAGAACAGGTATTACAGAAAAATAATCTGCCTTTTTACCGTCAAGGTCCGGTAGAGGATGTATTGCGTTCTTGCTATCGTTCTGTAGAAAAAGGGGAGGAGGGTGAACTTCGTTCAGCAGCCGAGATCTTTCAATGTTTGAAAAAGAAGAATCCGTCAGCGATGCGTGGGGCGAATCCGGCAAGTCTGGCGCAAATTCTGGTAGCGGTGGGGATAGAACGGAAGCATACAAAGTTTGGAAATGTATATCGGGTGGTAAAAATTGGGTAA
- a CDS encoding DUF456 domain-containing protein, with amino-acid sequence MLDVILIIIGALCMIAGLAGCILPFLPGPPIAYLGLFILHCTDKVEYSTTQLIVWLLIVVVLQVLDYFTPMLGSKYSGGSKWGNWGCIIGTLVGLLFLPWGIILGPFLGAVIGELLGNKEFSQALKSGFGSLIGFILGTLLKLVVCGYFCYQFIAGFV; translated from the coding sequence ATGCTGGACGTTATTTTGATTATCATTGGTGCTCTCTGTATGATTGCCGGATTAGCCGGTTGTATTCTTCCGTTTCTTCCCGGCCCTCCCATTGCTTATTTGGGACTGTTTATTCTCCATTGTACAGATAAGGTGGAGTACAGTACTACGCAATTAATTGTATGGTTGCTGATTGTGGTTGTATTACAGGTCCTGGATTATTTTACTCCAATGTTGGGCAGTAAATACAGCGGTGGCAGTAAGTGGGGAAATTGGGGATGTATAATAGGTACCCTTGTCGGTCTTCTTTTCTTGCCATGGGGGATTATTCTCGGTCCGTTTCTGGGGGCTGTCATTGGGGAACTGTTGGGAAATAAGGAATTCTCACAGGCGCTTAAATCTGGATTCGGTTCCTTAATAGGATTCATATTGGGAACCTTGTTAAAACTGGTTGTCTGCGGTTATTTCTGTTATCAGTTTATTGCCGGTTTTGTTTGA
- the rpiB gene encoding ribose 5-phosphate isomerase B, with amino-acid sequence MKTIGLACDHAGFELKEYVRGWLEVKGWAYKDFGTNSAASVDYPDYAHPLALAVESGECYPGIAICGSGNGINMTLNKHQGIRAALCWNAEIAHLARQHNDANILVMPGRFISTEEADMILTEFFSTEFEGGRHQKRIDKIPVK; translated from the coding sequence ATGAAAACAATCGGATTAGCATGCGACCACGCCGGTTTTGAACTGAAAGAATATGTTCGCGGCTGGCTGGAAGTAAAAGGCTGGGCATATAAAGACTTTGGGACCAACTCTGCGGCAAGTGTAGATTATCCGGATTATGCCCATCCGCTGGCTCTTGCAGTGGAATCGGGTGAATGTTATCCCGGTATTGCTATCTGCGGCAGTGGAAACGGAATCAATATGACACTGAACAAGCACCAGGGGATTCGTGCAGCTCTTTGCTGGAATGCAGAGATTGCGCATTTGGCACGTCAGCACAATGACGCCAATATCTTGGTCATGCCGGGACGCTTCATCAGCACAGAAGAAGCGGACATGATTTTAACCGAGTTTTTCTCTACCGAGTTTGAAGGAGGACGTCATCAAAAACGTATCGACAAGATTCCGGTGAAATGA
- a CDS encoding transketolase family protein, whose product MNDNKLMNRAADNIRILAASMVEKANSGHPGGAMGGADFVNVLFSEFLVYDPENPRWEGRDRFFLDPGHMSPMLYSTLALTGKFTLDELKEFRQWGSPTPGHPEVDIMRGIENTSGPLGQGHTFAVGAAIAAKFLKARFNEVMNQTIYAYISDGGIQEEISQGSGRIAGALGLDNLIMFYDSNDIQLSTETKDVTIEDTAMKYEAWGWNVLSINGNDPDEIRAAIKKAQAEKERPTLIIGKTVMGKGARKADGSSYEANCATHGAPLGGDAYVNTIKNLGGDPTNPFVIFPEVAELYAKRAEELKKIVAERYAVKAAWAKANPELAAKLELFFSGKAPKVDWAAIEQKAGSATRAASATVLGALATQVENMIVASADLSNSDKTDGFLKKTHSFKKGDFSGAFFQAGVSELSMACICIGMSLHGGVIAACGTFFVFSDYMKPAVRMAALMEQPVKFIWTHDAFRVGEDGPTHEPVEQEAQIRLMEKLKNHKGHNSMLVLRPADAEETTIAWKLAMENMSTPTGLIFSRQNIANLPEGTDYEQAAKGAYIVAGSDENPDVILVASGSEVSTLVAGTELLRKDGVKVRIVSAPSEGLFRNQSKEYQESVLPANAKIFGLTAGLPVTLQGLVGCHGKVWGLESFGFSAPYKVLDEKLGFTAENVYNQVKAML is encoded by the coding sequence ATGAACGATAATAAACTTATGAATCGTGCAGCGGATAACATCCGTATTCTCGCTGCTTCAATGGTTGAGAAAGCCAATTCCGGTCACCCGGGTGGTGCCATGGGTGGTGCTGACTTTGTGAATGTACTCTTTTCTGAGTTTTTAGTATATGATCCGGAGAATCCCCGCTGGGAAGGACGTGACCGTTTCTTCCTCGATCCGGGACATATGTCTCCAATGCTTTATTCAACATTGGCACTGACCGGTAAATTCACATTGGATGAATTGAAAGAATTCCGCCAATGGGGAAGCCCCACTCCGGGACATCCGGAAGTAGACATCATGCGGGGCATTGAAAACACTTCCGGTCCGCTGGGACAAGGACATACTTTTGCCGTAGGTGCTGCCATTGCCGCTAAATTTCTAAAAGCACGCTTTAACGAAGTGATGAATCAGACTATCTACGCTTATATCTCTGATGGCGGTATCCAGGAAGAGATTTCTCAAGGTTCCGGACGTATTGCCGGTGCATTGGGTCTGGATAATCTGATCATGTTCTACGACTCCAACGACATTCAGCTTTCTACAGAAACGAAAGATGTAACTATAGAAGATACTGCCATGAAGTATGAGGCATGGGGATGGAACGTACTGAGTATCAACGGTAACGATCCTGACGAAATCCGTGCAGCTATCAAAAAGGCACAGGCGGAAAAGGAACGTCCGACATTGATTATCGGTAAGACTGTGATGGGTAAAGGTGCACGCAAGGCGGACGGCAGCAGCTATGAAGCTAACTGCGCTACACACGGTGCTCCTCTCGGTGGCGACGCATATGTAAATACAATTAAGAATTTAGGCGGTGATCCTACCAACCCGTTCGTTATATTCCCGGAAGTAGCCGAACTGTATGCAAAACGTGCAGAAGAATTGAAAAAGATCGTAGCTGAAAGATATGCAGTGAAAGCCGCATGGGCAAAAGCTAATCCGGAACTTGCAGCCAAACTGGAACTGTTCTTCTCCGGCAAAGCTCCGAAAGTGGATTGGGCCGCTATCGAACAGAAAGCAGGCAGCGCTACTCGTGCCGCATCGGCAACCGTATTAGGTGCTCTCGCTACACAAGTAGAAAATATGATTGTAGCTTCTGCCGACCTTTCCAACTCTGACAAGACCGACGGTTTCTTGAAAAAAACTCATTCGTTCAAGAAAGGCGATTTCAGCGGAGCATTCTTCCAGGCAGGTGTATCTGAACTGTCAATGGCTTGTATCTGTATCGGTATGTCGCTTCACGGTGGTGTAATCGCAGCTTGCGGTACATTCTTCGTATTCTCCGATTACATGAAACCTGCCGTACGTATGGCTGCATTGATGGAACAACCCGTGAAGTTCATTTGGACACACGATGCGTTCCGTGTAGGCGAAGACGGTCCTACTCACGAACCGGTAGAACAGGAAGCACAAATCCGCTTGATGGAAAAACTGAAAAACCACAAGGGACACAACTCTATGTTGGTACTCCGTCCGGCAGATGCAGAAGAAACAACTATCGCATGGAAACTTGCAATGGAGAATATGTCCACTCCGACAGGTCTGATTTTCTCCCGCCAGAATATTGCCAACTTACCGGAAGGAACAGATTACGAACAAGCAGCGAAAGGCGCTTATATCGTGGCCGGTTCTGACGAAAACCCGGATGTAATCCTGGTAGCTTCCGGTTCTGAAGTTTCCACTTTGGTAGCCGGTACAGAGTTGCTTCGCAAAGATGGTGTAAAAGTACGTATTGTATCTGCTCCGTCTGAAGGGCTGTTCCGTAACCAATCCAAAGAATACCAAGAATCTGTTCTCCCTGCAAATGCCAAGATTTTCGGTTTGACCGCCGGTTTGCCTGTTACTCTTCAAGGTCTGGTAGGCTGTCATGGCAAAGTATGGGGCTTGGAATCTTTCGGTTTCTCCGCACCTTACAAAGTACTGGATGAGAAACTTGGATTCACAGCCGAGAATGTATATAACCAAGTAAAGGCAATGCTCTAA